In the Trueperaceae bacterium genome, one interval contains:
- a CDS encoding leucine--tRNA ligase yields the protein MTNYKTNSGPQQQVRYVPSEIESKWQQIWEETNAHKVDLQDNSRPTYYFLTMYPYPSGNLHVGHWWAEAPADAAARYLRMCGYNVFFPMGYDAFGLPAENAAIKAAAEGRNDVHPASLTHERINYMTRQFKAMGAMFDWSKTLATCEPSYYKWNQWFFVKMFERGLAYRKESFVNWDPVDQTVLANEQVIDGRGDRSGALVERRLMPQWHFKITDYAEELLDFSDLDWPDRVKIMQTNWIGRSEGATVIFKSEFGDDIPIFTTRPDTLWGATFLVLAPEHDLVQKLTTPDRQSRVDKYVTKTSHSSEIDRQAEGREKTGEFIGAFATNPVNSKKIPIWIADYVMMTYGTGAIMAVPYGDQRDFEFARQFDLEIIPVVQPDSVDEVLAKDLTEAYIGPGIIINSEPINGAYHNGEKGKNSPSIATTIDYLEKTGLGSAKITYRLRDWLISRQRYWGTPIPILYCDKCGIVPEKLDNLPVVLPENVEFIPTGESPLKHNEQFINSTCPACGGHATRETDTMDTFMDSSWYWFRYLSPAKEDGPVDAELVRKWTPVNTYTGGIEHAVLHLMYSRFFTKVIRDLGLIEQDEPFLRLRNQGIILGEDNEKMSKSRGNVVDPDDLVATYGSDTVRTYLMFIGPWEQGGPWNSQGIEGVVRFLNRTWSTILEPSTVTTDCRQEDKQELRRSVHHAIKEVTEDLNNFSFNTAIAELMTLVNAMSKAKGAGLVQSTVWNEATEALLLMLAPFAPHISEELWELTDHKDSIHKQAWPKYDEEALTSETINMAVQVNGKVRAQICIPVNSTEAEVLSAAKEEPNIARRLETTSVLREIIVPGRLVNLVLKSEN from the coding sequence ATGACTAACTACAAGACAAATTCAGGACCTCAACAGCAGGTGAGATACGTACCGAGCGAAATAGAATCTAAGTGGCAACAAATATGGGAAGAAACTAATGCTCACAAAGTTGACCTCCAAGACAACTCGAGGCCCACATATTATTTTCTGACTATGTACCCTTATCCCTCGGGCAACCTCCACGTAGGTCATTGGTGGGCAGAAGCTCCAGCGGATGCCGCAGCCCGGTACCTACGCATGTGTGGTTACAATGTTTTCTTCCCCATGGGCTACGACGCATTCGGCCTCCCAGCTGAAAATGCAGCCATAAAAGCAGCGGCGGAAGGCCGAAACGACGTCCATCCAGCTAGCCTCACACATGAACGAATCAATTACATGACACGTCAGTTCAAAGCGATGGGTGCGATGTTCGACTGGAGCAAGACGCTCGCAACCTGTGAACCAAGTTATTACAAGTGGAATCAATGGTTTTTTGTAAAAATGTTTGAACGCGGCCTAGCTTACCGTAAAGAATCCTTCGTAAATTGGGATCCGGTGGACCAGACTGTCTTGGCAAACGAACAAGTCATTGATGGTAGAGGAGATCGATCTGGTGCACTAGTAGAGCGTCGCCTAATGCCACAGTGGCATTTTAAAATCACAGACTACGCTGAGGAACTCTTGGACTTTAGCGATCTCGATTGGCCAGATCGCGTGAAAATCATGCAAACAAATTGGATCGGACGTAGCGAAGGCGCTACGGTTATATTCAAAAGTGAGTTCGGCGACGACATCCCAATATTTACTACTCGACCAGATACCCTCTGGGGAGCAACATTCTTAGTCCTCGCCCCTGAACACGATCTTGTACAAAAGCTAACTACTCCTGACCGTCAGTCGCGGGTGGACAAATATGTAACGAAAACCTCGCATTCAAGTGAGATTGACCGGCAAGCAGAGGGTCGCGAAAAAACAGGAGAATTTATAGGGGCATTTGCTACGAATCCAGTCAACAGCAAAAAGATACCTATTTGGATCGCTGACTACGTAATGATGACTTATGGTACCGGTGCTATTATGGCTGTCCCTTATGGGGATCAGCGTGACTTTGAATTTGCACGGCAATTTGACCTCGAAATAATTCCGGTTGTTCAACCCGATAGCGTCGATGAGGTATTGGCTAAAGATCTCACAGAGGCCTATATCGGTCCGGGCATAATCATCAATTCTGAGCCAATTAACGGTGCGTACCATAATGGTGAGAAGGGCAAAAATAGTCCCTCTATTGCAACAACAATTGATTACCTAGAAAAAACCGGTTTAGGATCAGCCAAAATCACCTACCGACTTAGAGATTGGCTAATTTCCAGACAACGGTACTGGGGCACACCAATCCCTATTCTTTATTGTGACAAATGTGGGATCGTACCCGAAAAACTTGATAACCTTCCCGTGGTCCTACCTGAAAATGTTGAATTCATCCCAACTGGCGAATCACCCCTCAAACACAACGAGCAATTCATAAATTCTACTTGCCCTGCATGTGGAGGCCATGCAACACGTGAAACAGACACAATGGATACCTTCATGGATTCCTCATGGTACTGGTTCAGATACCTCTCCCCAGCCAAAGAAGACGGGCCAGTCGATGCTGAATTAGTTCGTAAATGGACACCTGTTAATACTTATACAGGTGGAATAGAACATGCTGTTTTGCACTTAATGTACTCTCGTTTTTTTACCAAGGTCATTCGAGACCTTGGCCTGATTGAACAAGACGAACCTTTCTTGCGGCTCAGAAACCAGGGAATCATCCTCGGTGAAGACAACGAAAAAATGTCTAAATCCCGGGGAAATGTCGTTGACCCAGACGATTTAGTAGCTACTTACGGAAGTGACACCGTACGAACTTACTTGATGTTTATCGGTCCCTGGGAACAAGGAGGACCCTGGAATTCACAAGGCATAGAAGGAGTGGTTCGATTCTTAAATCGGACATGGTCAACAATACTAGAACCATCAACAGTAACCACTGATTGCCGCCAAGAAGATAAACAGGAACTTAGACGATCAGTACACCATGCAATTAAAGAGGTAACAGAAGACCTAAACAATTTCAGTTTCAACACAGCCATAGCAGAACTAATGACCCTCGTAAACGCAATGAGTAAAGCTAAGGGAGCAGGTCTAGTTCAATCTACGGTTTGGAATGAAGCAACTGAGGCCTTACTCCTGATGTTAGCACCGTTTGCTCCGCACATTAGCGAGGAGTTATGGGAATTAACGGATCACAAAGACTCAATCCACAAACAAGCCTGGCCGAAGTATGACGAAGAGGCCCTAACATCCGAAACTATCAATATGGCTGTTCAGGTAAACGGCAAGGTCAGGGCGCAAATTTGTATCCCAGTTAACTCTACTGAGGCAGAAGTACTCTCTGCCGCAAAAGAGGAACCCAACATCGCCAGGAGACTGGAAACCACTTCTGTCTTGCGGGAGATAATCGTACCGGGTCGGCTGGTCAATTTAGTCCTAAAGTCCGAAAACTGA
- a CDS encoding tRNA (guanosine(37)-N1)-methyltransferase TrmD, whose protein sequence is MIFTVYTLFPQLLEPWTKETLLSRAIANDLIDCRIRNLRQFSTDQHNRVDDSPYGGGAGMLIRADIAAAAIKEVRADPNPPDEVILLSPTGTPLQQNLVEVLSKTKHLCLISGRYEGFDARVEPLVDRSISMGDFILMGGEVAAMALIESIARLLPGVLGNEQSHEQESFSTGLLDYPEYTRPANFNGENVPEILLSGNHAKINRWRREQALIRTAQVRPDLLTKARLTAEDLTFLDQLNAAYTTSEDEE, encoded by the coding sequence ATGATATTTACGGTTTACACACTTTTTCCTCAGCTACTCGAACCCTGGACCAAAGAAACACTACTTAGCCGCGCAATCGCTAATGACCTTATAGACTGTAGAATCCGTAATCTGCGCCAATTCTCAACCGATCAACATAACCGCGTTGACGATTCACCATACGGGGGTGGGGCTGGTATGCTGATCCGTGCTGACATCGCAGCTGCCGCAATCAAAGAGGTCCGCGCTGATCCCAACCCACCCGACGAAGTAATCCTGCTTAGCCCAACTGGCACACCGTTGCAGCAAAACCTAGTAGAGGTACTCTCAAAAACTAAACATCTATGTCTAATCTCAGGACGTTACGAAGGATTTGATGCAAGAGTTGAACCTCTCGTAGATCGGTCTATTTCAATGGGAGATTTCATTCTCATGGGTGGGGAGGTTGCAGCAATGGCATTAATCGAATCTATAGCTCGACTATTACCCGGCGTTCTTGGTAACGAACAAAGCCATGAGCAAGAATCGTTTTCTACTGGCCTGCTCGACTACCCCGAATATACACGACCCGCTAACTTTAACGGAGAGAACGTCCCTGAAATTCTGCTCTCAGGGAATCACGCCAAAATAAATCGTTGGCGCAGAGAACAAGCTCTCATCCGAACCGCGCAAGTGCGCCCAGACCTTCTTACTAAAGCAAGGCTTACTGCCGAAGATCTTACTTTTCTCGATCAACTAAACGCTGCTTATACTACTTCTGAGGACGAAGAATAG
- a CDS encoding RNA-binding protein — translation MSLELVTYIISNLVDEPDQLNIKAEQEEDSLQIHITCAPNDAGRIIGRGGRIINSIRTLARASSDGRQRVEVQLID, via the coding sequence ATGTCCCTGGAACTGGTCACCTATATCATTAGTAATCTTGTCGATGAACCGGACCAGCTAAATATAAAAGCAGAGCAAGAAGAGGATTCATTACAGATACATATTACATGCGCCCCAAACGACGCGGGACGTATTATTGGACGTGGGGGAAGAATCATTAACAGCATCAGGACCTTAGCCCGGGCATCCTCTGACGGACGTCAGCGGGTTGAGGTGCAATTGATTGACTAA
- the lpdA gene encoding dihydrolipoyl dehydrogenase, producing MDYDIIVIGSGPGGYHAAIRAAQLGQRVACVEKESLGGVCLNTGCIPTKALLHIAHEILGARHAKALGVDFGEPRVDLTRVATWKDEVVKRMTQGVGMLLKGNRVDHIEGEAIFAGPNLLKVGDRDITAEKFIIATGSRPISVPGFEVDGDQIVDSSGALLISTIPDRFLAIGGSAIGLEFSDIYAALGSEVTVVELLETINPLGDKEVSRELHKSFKGRGIQIRTSTKALGCNKTDGGLAVELQQEGSDIETIIVDKILVAVGRQPNGDLLNLASIGVQVDEKGYVPVNSHLQTSEPYVYAIGDVARPPLLAHKAMKEGLVAAEHASGLPAAYDTIVPNVIYTQPEIASVGMTEEEATVAGYSVKTGRFPLAASGRASTTGNNEGLIKLVGDQETDALLGFHMVGANAGELVSEAVLAIEMGATLEDIALSQHAHPTLAEGIMEAAEQAHGRAIHTTNRRN from the coding sequence ATGGATTATGACATCATCGTGATTGGCTCTGGCCCAGGGGGTTACCATGCTGCTATCCGAGCAGCTCAGCTAGGGCAGAGAGTAGCTTGCGTCGAGAAGGAATCGCTGGGCGGGGTTTGCCTTAACACCGGATGTATTCCTACGAAGGCTTTATTACATATTGCTCATGAAATACTTGGAGCTCGGCATGCAAAAGCTCTTGGGGTGGACTTTGGTGAACCACGGGTGGATCTGACAAGGGTGGCAACTTGGAAGGATGAAGTTGTTAAGCGCATGACTCAAGGCGTGGGGATGTTGTTGAAGGGTAACCGTGTTGACCATATCGAAGGGGAAGCCATCTTCGCTGGGCCAAATTTGTTAAAGGTTGGTGACCGTGATATTACAGCAGAAAAGTTCATAATTGCTACTGGTTCCCGGCCTATCTCGGTACCAGGTTTTGAAGTGGATGGAGATCAGATCGTGGACTCTTCTGGGGCCCTCCTGATCTCTACGATTCCCGATAGATTCTTAGCTATAGGGGGTAGTGCTATTGGGTTAGAGTTCTCAGATATTTACGCTGCTTTAGGTAGCGAGGTTACGGTAGTTGAGTTGCTAGAAACTATTAACCCCCTGGGGGATAAAGAGGTCTCACGGGAATTGCACAAAAGCTTTAAGGGTCGGGGTATCCAAATTCGTACCTCCACCAAAGCCCTTGGTTGCAACAAGACTGATGGAGGCCTCGCTGTTGAACTTCAACAAGAAGGCTCAGACATCGAGACCATTATTGTAGATAAGATCCTTGTGGCCGTAGGTCGGCAGCCAAATGGTGATTTGCTAAATCTAGCATCGATAGGAGTTCAAGTTGATGAGAAGGGTTACGTGCCTGTAAATAGTCACCTGCAAACTTCGGAGCCATACGTATATGCGATAGGTGATGTTGCAAGACCGCCGCTGTTGGCACACAAGGCTATGAAGGAGGGCCTTGTCGCTGCTGAACATGCTTCTGGACTGCCGGCAGCATATGACACCATCGTGCCGAATGTTATTTACACACAGCCAGAAATAGCTAGTGTCGGGATGACTGAGGAGGAGGCTACGGTTGCTGGTTATAGTGTTAAAACGGGCCGCTTCCCTCTTGCTGCATCAGGAAGGGCTTCAACTACTGGCAATAATGAGGGCCTAATAAAACTTGTGGGAGACCAGGAAACTGATGCTTTACTCGGGTTTCACATGGTTGGTGCCAATGCTGGTGAGCTTGTCAGTGAGGCAGTTCTTGCTATAGAGATGGGAGCTACGCTTGAAGACATTGCTCTTAGTCAGCATGCTCACCCTACACTTGCAGAGGGAATAATGGAGGCAGCTGAACAGGCACACGGCCGGGCGATTCATACCACTAACCGCCGTAATTGA
- a CDS encoding osmotically inducible protein OsmC, translating to MANVIKVKVNQVGKTTSQGVIRSHKVLIDRPLGKGGEDCGPMGGELLLIALGGCFNSNLLAAIRSRNASISNVSICLQGILEGKPSRFAAIHMNIAADFDDRTLVEKLLTISERSCIVANTLKDIVDLTISVEKNPTLL from the coding sequence ATGGCTAATGTCATTAAGGTGAAGGTGAATCAGGTTGGTAAAACTACGTCGCAAGGGGTCATTAGAAGTCATAAGGTACTTATTGATCGACCACTTGGTAAGGGAGGTGAAGACTGTGGTCCGATGGGGGGCGAGTTGCTTTTGATAGCCCTAGGAGGTTGTTTCAATAGCAATTTACTTGCTGCAATTCGCTCTAGAAATGCCTCAATTTCCAACGTCAGTATATGCTTACAAGGAATATTAGAAGGGAAGCCATCACGTTTTGCAGCGATTCATATGAATATTGCGGCGGATTTTGATGACCGTACCTTGGTAGAAAAATTACTTACCATCTCAGAGCGTTCCTGTATTGTGGCTAACACCTTAAAAGATATTGTTGATCTTACTATCTCGGTAGAGAAGAACCCCACGTTGCTCTGA
- the argF gene encoding ornithine carbamoyltransferase, protein MTRVSSLEGKDFLTLGDLNTKQFNELLRIGLELKTGWKKGERPKPLTDMTLAMLFEKQSLRTRSTFDIAMMQLGGHSILLSQNFIGVGVRETTQDVAKNLERWVDAIMARTYGHETLEELANHARVPVINGLSDLVHPCQLLADYLTLLEEFEQLEGVVVAYVGDGNNVCNSHLLAAMHSKTKLIIACPEGYDPDSKVLAKALAAGANITTVRDPRDAVLGADVLYTDVWISMGQEEDAAKRRKDFAGYTITPEWFKDLSPQGIFMHDLPAHYGEECVAEAVHHPRSRVFDQAENRLHAHKAILTQVLGSGVLA, encoded by the coding sequence ATGACCCGAGTATCTAGCCTCGAAGGGAAAGACTTTCTCACTCTCGGAGACTTAAACACAAAGCAGTTTAATGAACTCCTCAGAATCGGACTGGAACTGAAGACTGGCTGGAAAAAGGGGGAAAGACCCAAACCCCTTACCGACATGACTCTCGCGATGCTATTTGAAAAGCAATCCTTGAGAACCCGTTCAACTTTCGACATAGCGATGATGCAACTTGGCGGACATTCAATTCTACTAAGCCAAAACTTTATAGGTGTTGGTGTGCGTGAAACGACCCAAGATGTAGCCAAAAACCTAGAACGATGGGTGGATGCCATAATGGCAAGAACTTACGGTCACGAAACCCTAGAAGAGTTAGCCAATCATGCTCGCGTTCCTGTAATAAATGGTCTTTCAGACCTGGTTCACCCCTGCCAACTTCTCGCCGATTACCTAACCTTGCTTGAGGAGTTTGAACAGCTCGAAGGAGTAGTTGTTGCCTACGTTGGTGATGGAAACAACGTCTGTAATTCACATTTACTTGCAGCCATGCACTCAAAAACAAAATTAATCATCGCGTGTCCAGAAGGATACGACCCTGATTCAAAAGTCCTAGCAAAAGCGCTGGCAGCCGGAGCAAACATTACTACTGTTCGGGACCCACGCGACGCTGTCCTAGGAGCTGACGTATTGTACACGGACGTATGGATATCTATGGGTCAGGAGGAAGATGCAGCTAAAAGACGAAAGGACTTCGCAGGTTACACAATCACTCCCGAGTGGTTCAAAGACCTTAGCCCCCAGGGAATTTTTATGCATGATCTACCTGCCCACTACGGCGAAGAATGTGTCGCTGAAGCGGTCCATCATCCACGAAGTCGTGTGTTCGACCAAGCAGAAAACCGACTGCATGCCCATAAAGCCATTCTCACCCAAGTACTAGGATCAGGTGTTTTGGCATGA
- a CDS encoding 30S ribosomal protein S16, whose translation MVKIRLMRMGSKQNPHYRMVVVDGRKKRGSKYIESLGHYDPRKTTDSPLEINAERATYWLSQGAQPTDTALRLIEQVGVEVPKVLVKRRAGYQQRTPSN comes from the coding sequence ATGGTTAAAATTCGCCTAATGCGAATGGGCTCCAAGCAGAACCCGCACTATAGAATGGTGGTCGTCGACGGACGGAAAAAAAGAGGCAGCAAGTATATTGAGTCTCTTGGTCACTATGATCCCCGCAAGACGACTGATTCACCCCTCGAGATCAACGCCGAACGGGCAACCTATTGGCTATCACAAGGCGCTCAGCCCACGGACACTGCCTTGCGACTAATTGAACAGGTCGGCGTCGAAGTCCCTAAAGTGCTGGTTAAGCGCCGAGCGGGCTACCAACAACGAACCCCTTCTAACTAG
- a CDS encoding bifunctional ornithine acetyltransferase/N-acetylglutamate synthase, with product MAMKLPKGFEAAGTKAGIKPSGLQDLGLIYCLDPTAWALTSTRNQVKAACVSRNQSIYRAGTPIRAVVVNSGNANAATGNQGIKSDEDFGIFTANALNLTDSQSVLTASTGIIGVQLPIDKVYQALPSLVKNLKSESPGFAESILTTDTTTKEVAVVLKNGARVVGIAKGSGMIHPDMATMLAFVLTDAVIPQETLRDLWPRIVDESFNQLTVDGDTSTNDMALVMSSNRVPEDALELADALNSVCMGLAEKIAQDGEGATKLMIVQVRGARSATEARLAARAVALSPLVKTAVHGNDPNWGRILAAVGASGASFNQEKILVKLQGTVVYENAPQNFDLEKLSSTMNTETVLIEIDLKVGNHSAKAWGCDLSAEYIRINAEYTT from the coding sequence TTGGCCATGAAACTCCCCAAAGGCTTCGAAGCGGCAGGCACAAAAGCTGGAATAAAACCATCCGGCCTGCAAGACCTCGGGCTCATCTACTGTCTAGACCCAACTGCTTGGGCACTAACAAGTACAAGGAATCAGGTAAAGGCGGCCTGTGTCTCCCGTAACCAAAGCATTTATAGGGCAGGGACCCCGATCCGTGCCGTAGTAGTCAATTCTGGGAATGCAAACGCCGCTACTGGTAATCAAGGAATTAAGAGTGATGAGGATTTTGGTATTTTTACCGCTAATGCTTTAAACCTCACTGATTCACAATCGGTATTGACAGCTAGCACAGGAATAATTGGAGTTCAGCTACCAATAGACAAGGTTTACCAAGCTCTACCTAGCTTAGTAAAGAATCTAAAGTCCGAAAGCCCGGGTTTTGCAGAATCAATTTTAACAACAGACACTACAACCAAAGAAGTAGCCGTTGTACTTAAAAATGGCGCCCGGGTTGTAGGAATTGCAAAGGGTTCAGGAATGATTCACCCGGATATGGCAACAATGCTAGCTTTCGTGTTGACCGACGCAGTAATTCCACAGGAAACTCTTCGCGACCTATGGCCACGCATCGTAGATGAAAGTTTTAACCAACTCACTGTTGATGGGGATACTTCGACAAACGACATGGCATTGGTAATGTCTAGTAATCGGGTCCCTGAGGACGCCCTAGAGTTAGCGGATGCCCTTAACTCTGTTTGTATGGGCCTCGCTGAAAAGATTGCCCAAGACGGCGAAGGGGCTACTAAACTAATGATCGTTCAGGTACGAGGAGCTCGGTCGGCTACCGAAGCTCGACTTGCAGCTAGAGCTGTAGCTCTCAGCCCTCTTGTCAAAACAGCTGTCCATGGAAACGATCCTAATTGGGGAAGAATCCTAGCTGCTGTTGGAGCTTCAGGTGCATCATTTAATCAGGAAAAGATTCTAGTGAAATTACAAGGCACCGTTGTTTATGAAAACGCACCCCAAAATTTCGATCTTGAGAAACTTTCCTCTACCATGAATACCGAGACGGTACTTATCGAAATTGATCTAAAAGTTGGCAACCACTCAGCGAAAGCCTGGGGGTGCGACCTTAGTGCAGAATACATCCGTATCAACGCCGAATACACAACTTAA
- the ffh gene encoding signal recognition particle protein has product MFQNLSDKFQQVFNKLRGRGKLSEADVFKTLREIRIVLLEADVNLEVARRFVSNIEKEATGSKVLMSLKPDEQIMAIVQEELIATLGGKVITPNLKDHGNLWILMGLQGAGKTSTAAKLAYRYKAQGRRPLLVAADTQRPAAREQLRILAEQVGVSILEVNNHETPDQTRIRIDESLAQNYRDLVIVDTAGRTQIDGNMMDSLYALCKALNPSESMLVLDAMTGQQSLSIANEFENVIGVTGLIMSKLDGDARGGASLSAKQITGKPIFFSTTSEKIDGLEPFHPDRMAGRILGMGDVLTLIEKAKELEQGTENRPNKLNDFTLQDMLDQMKRMKQLGSFGDLLKMIPGATKLIPEGAAFDERHILRVEAIISSMTSEERRTPKLLNANRRKRIASGSGTTVQEVNRFIRNYEQTRKLIKRLGPNGKVPGFGNIA; this is encoded by the coding sequence GTGTTTCAGAATCTTAGTGACAAATTCCAGCAGGTCTTTAATAAACTCCGAGGACGGGGAAAGCTTTCGGAAGCTGATGTCTTCAAGACTCTTCGTGAAATTCGGATCGTACTTTTGGAGGCGGACGTAAACCTAGAGGTAGCTAGGAGATTTGTTAGCAATATTGAAAAAGAAGCTACAGGGTCTAAGGTTTTAATGTCCTTGAAGCCTGATGAGCAGATTATGGCAATAGTGCAAGAAGAACTTATAGCTACTTTAGGCGGTAAAGTTATAACACCCAACCTCAAGGACCACGGCAATCTCTGGATACTTATGGGACTACAAGGAGCCGGAAAGACAAGCACGGCCGCCAAGCTAGCATATCGATACAAAGCCCAAGGTCGTAGGCCACTACTGGTGGCTGCCGATACTCAACGCCCTGCAGCTCGCGAGCAACTAAGAATTTTGGCAGAACAGGTTGGCGTATCTATTCTAGAAGTAAATAATCACGAAACACCTGATCAAACCAGAATCCGCATAGATGAGTCCCTAGCCCAAAACTATAGAGATCTTGTCATTGTAGATACGGCAGGAAGAACACAGATTGACGGTAATATGATGGATTCCCTATATGCCCTTTGCAAAGCTCTTAATCCGAGTGAAAGTATGTTGGTGCTTGACGCAATGACGGGTCAACAATCTCTATCAATAGCAAATGAGTTCGAAAATGTAATAGGTGTCACAGGTCTAATAATGTCGAAGCTAGACGGAGATGCACGCGGGGGTGCCTCTCTTTCTGCCAAACAAATAACCGGAAAGCCTATATTCTTCTCTACTACAAGCGAAAAAATTGATGGCCTAGAACCTTTCCATCCAGACCGGATGGCAGGGCGTATCCTTGGCATGGGGGATGTACTTACACTAATCGAGAAAGCAAAAGAATTAGAACAAGGCACCGAAAACCGTCCTAACAAACTAAATGATTTTACATTGCAAGACATGCTTGACCAAATGAAACGGATGAAACAGCTAGGGTCATTCGGTGACTTGTTAAAGATGATCCCGGGGGCCACTAAACTAATTCCAGAAGGAGCGGCTTTTGATGAACGGCATATTCTTCGGGTTGAGGCAATTATCTCGAGCATGACGAGTGAGGAAAGAAGAACTCCAAAACTCCTGAATGCCAATCGCCGCAAGAGAATTGCAAGTGGCTCGGGTACGACTGTACAAGAAGTAAATCGCTTTATTAGAAACTACGAACAAACCAGAAAATTGATCAAGCGGCTAGGACCTAATGGCAAGGTTCCGGGCTTCGGGAACATCGCCTAA
- the argC gene encoding N-acetyl-gamma-glutamyl-phosphate reductase: MTLKVGILGATGYGGVGLIRRLLRHPEVGSVEFGSRKWSGRAVSESWPHLAGLKDQAFIENNAVIEKSDVVFCATPHRYTAPLVARARNAGKRVVDLSADFRLKPEIYTEWYGIEHPHPELCPEAKYGLVELYREDLPGADIISAPGCNATAVIIALAPLAAEGLLGKDINANVITGASGAGRGVSDNLHFSQLNETSHAYKVAGQHRHLAEIEMSLKYAINQKKMVAEQDDTISPTVTFTPHLVPMTRGILATCTTFPDHDIADDETLLSMYRNYYSGDPLIHIQAELPTTKAVTGSDRVLISVRKDPRSQAVLVFTALDNLGKGAAGQAIQGFNVAFGFDETLGLSLTGDWP, translated from the coding sequence ATGACCCTCAAAGTTGGTATCCTCGGAGCCACTGGTTATGGTGGCGTGGGCCTCATAAGACGTTTGTTGCGCCACCCAGAAGTCGGATCCGTTGAGTTCGGATCCCGTAAGTGGTCCGGGCGAGCCGTCTCTGAATCGTGGCCACATTTAGCTGGGTTAAAGGATCAAGCTTTCATCGAAAATAACGCGGTGATCGAGAAAAGCGACGTAGTGTTTTGTGCGACCCCACACCGTTATACAGCACCACTAGTGGCCCGCGCTCGGAATGCTGGGAAACGTGTTGTAGACCTCTCAGCTGACTTCCGCCTAAAACCGGAAATCTACACCGAATGGTATGGCATCGAACACCCACACCCAGAATTATGCCCTGAAGCTAAATATGGACTTGTCGAACTATATCGGGAAGACTTACCTGGAGCCGACATAATCTCGGCTCCAGGTTGTAACGCCACAGCCGTAATTATTGCCTTGGCACCACTAGCAGCAGAAGGTCTCCTGGGCAAAGACATTAACGCTAATGTAATTACCGGTGCTTCTGGTGCCGGACGCGGAGTATCAGACAATCTTCATTTCTCACAACTAAATGAGACCTCGCACGCGTATAAGGTAGCCGGACAGCACAGACACTTAGCTGAAATCGAAATGTCCTTAAAGTACGCTATAAATCAGAAAAAGATGGTGGCGGAACAAGACGATACTATCTCCCCTACCGTAACTTTTACTCCACATCTAGTACCTATGACCAGAGGTATTCTCGCAACATGCACGACTTTTCCTGACCATGATATCGCTGACGACGAAACCCTTCTCTCTATGTATCGAAACTATTATTCAGGTGATCCTTTGATTCATATCCAGGCAGAACTGCCCACGACAAAGGCGGTTACCGGCAGCGACCGAGTCTTAATTTCAGTTCGGAAAGACCCGAGATCTCAAGCCGTTCTAGTTTTTACTGCACTCGATAATCTTGGTAAAGGAGCTGCTGGCCAAGCGATCCAAGGGTTTAATGTTGCTTTTGGATTCGATGAAACCCTTGGCTTATCCCTTACTGGAGATTGGCCATGA